A single genomic interval of Alteromonas sp. BL110 harbors:
- a CDS encoding acyl-CoA thioesterase — translation MTVDELLNIPQLSQTSENTWKVDGLVIPKTWGQGRTAFGGISAGMLYTAVKQQVTDNRVLRSFTTNFVGPLSLEAPFSIEVTLLRTGKNVSQYTAHAIQDGKSCVFSQACFGVARESGIKVENREKHDMPLPNKAKFIPQIPKVTPKFLRYFDLAIEDGGIPFTRRKTSHYHGFMRFKQAPEAITDAHIITMIDAWPPTLLQMMKLPAPASTVSWNLEFIHPHRPVSPTDWFGYKAHTRQAADGYGHTEATIWDKDNEVIAISRQTVAIFD, via the coding sequence ATGACAGTAGATGAATTGCTTAATATTCCTCAATTATCACAAACATCGGAAAATACCTGGAAGGTTGACGGGTTAGTCATTCCCAAAACCTGGGGACAAGGACGTACGGCATTCGGCGGTATTTCTGCTGGCATGCTTTATACCGCTGTGAAGCAACAAGTGACTGATAATCGTGTACTACGCTCTTTTACTACTAATTTTGTTGGCCCTTTATCGCTCGAAGCCCCCTTTTCTATCGAAGTTACCCTATTGAGAACGGGTAAGAATGTCTCGCAATATACTGCGCATGCCATTCAAGACGGCAAAAGCTGCGTCTTTTCCCAAGCTTGTTTCGGGGTTGCAAGAGAATCTGGTATTAAGGTAGAGAATAGGGAAAAGCACGATATGCCTTTGCCTAATAAAGCGAAGTTCATTCCGCAAATACCTAAGGTTACGCCAAAATTTTTACGTTACTTTGATTTAGCCATTGAAGATGGCGGTATCCCATTTACGCGCAGAAAAACCAGTCACTACCACGGCTTCATGCGGTTTAAACAAGCACCTGAAGCGATAACTGATGCGCACATCATTACCATGATCGATGCTTGGCCGCCCACGCTATTGCAAATGATGAAGTTGCCGGCACCGGCTAGCACGGTTAGCTGGAATTTAGAATTTATCCACCCGCATAGACCAGTAAGCCCTACTGATTGGTTCGGCTACAAAGCCCATACAAGGCAGGCGGCTGACGGTTATGGCCATACGGAAGCGACGATTTGGGATAAAGATAACGAAGTGATAGCAATTAGCAGACAAACCGTAGCGATTTTCGATTAA
- a CDS encoding energy-coupling factor ABC transporter permease produces MSSLQLLALLIYGAFLLGAVKHIDFTHFARNKLQQHLMFGTAASLFVLWLFKAGIFEGLDVHFLGLSVLTLMLGFRNAIIASFIALLGANLIGYGTWENFGVNGLLGTILPIGITYLFYMLSFHRIPRQLFVYIFVCAFFPAALSIALKTLSLGAFYYFEGTYTWDIVFDNYILLIPLLVFPEALLNGMAITLLVIYQPTWVYTFHDKFYLDN; encoded by the coding sequence GTGAGTTCATTACAGTTGTTGGCATTGCTGATTTATGGCGCGTTTTTATTGGGCGCGGTTAAGCATATCGACTTTACTCACTTTGCTCGCAATAAGCTGCAGCAACACCTTATGTTCGGCACTGCTGCCTCTTTATTTGTGCTTTGGTTGTTTAAAGCAGGTATTTTTGAAGGCCTAGACGTACATTTTCTAGGCCTATCTGTTCTCACTCTTATGTTGGGCTTTAGAAACGCGATCATTGCTTCTTTTATCGCGCTTTTGGGTGCAAATTTAATAGGTTATGGTACATGGGAAAACTTCGGTGTTAATGGCCTGCTTGGAACTATCTTGCCTATTGGAATAACCTACCTTTTCTATATGTTGTCTTTCCACCGCATACCCAGGCAACTCTTTGTGTATATTTTTGTGTGTGCTTTTTTTCCTGCAGCACTTTCAATCGCTCTTAAAACATTATCGCTGGGTGCCTTCTACTATTTTGAAGGTACATACACATGGGACATCGTTTTTGATAACTACATTTTACTCATCCCGCTATTAGTGTTTCCAGAAGCTCTTTTGAATGGAATGGCTATTACCCTACTCGTTATCTACCAGCCGACGTGGGTGTATACCTTCCACGACAAATTTTATCTCGATAATTAA
- a CDS encoding glycosyltransferase — protein sequence MLKVVVVGYVWPEPNSSAAGQNMLSIIDRCLAANFNVTFLTAATDSEHKADLQAMAVNVQPVALNCSSFNTLIADLAPDVVVFDRYMTEEQFSWRVKEVCPDALRVLNTEDLHSLRQARHEAVKKHGDPSLAHLHSELAQREIASIIRSDLTLVISKKEMSLLIEHYGVPSAQLQYHPLVVGRSISSTPSFEQRSHFIHIGNFRHAPNWDAVLQLKQHLWPSIKKALPHAELHIFGAYPPKKATQLHNEKQGFLVKGWTKDVESVMTNAKVLIAPLRFGAGVKGKLLDAMRCGTPSITTWIGAEGIAQNNIDANSDMRAIEGDNTAHFQSTLWPGALCDTDTSKATVVQDYVAKSVALYEDEKAWNLANHQAASALNAFRQQQPQVSLIERISELKQELDNHRSTLFMQSLLWHQTLAASKYMSQWIEAKNK from the coding sequence ATGTTAAAAGTTGTTGTAGTCGGCTATGTGTGGCCAGAGCCAAATTCCTCCGCAGCAGGACAGAACATGCTGTCTATTATTGATCGATGCTTAGCCGCTAACTTCAACGTGACTTTCTTAACAGCTGCTACCGATAGCGAGCACAAAGCCGATCTTCAAGCAATGGCGGTAAATGTTCAGCCTGTCGCGCTAAACTGTAGTTCGTTTAATACTCTTATAGCAGACTTAGCCCCAGACGTAGTTGTTTTCGACCGCTACATGACTGAAGAACAGTTTTCTTGGCGAGTAAAAGAAGTTTGCCCGGATGCACTTAGAGTGCTTAACACTGAAGATTTGCATAGTCTTCGCCAAGCAAGACATGAGGCGGTCAAAAAGCATGGCGACCCTAGCCTAGCGCACTTGCATAGCGAACTGGCCCAAAGAGAAATTGCATCCATTATTCGAAGCGATCTGACCTTGGTAATTTCAAAAAAAGAAATGTCTTTATTGATTGAGCACTACGGTGTACCTTCAGCGCAACTTCAATACCATCCACTTGTAGTTGGTCGGTCTATTAGCTCCACGCCATCATTCGAACAACGCTCACACTTTATCCATATTGGTAATTTTCGCCATGCGCCCAACTGGGACGCAGTTTTGCAGTTAAAGCAGCATCTGTGGCCTTCAATCAAAAAAGCGTTGCCCCATGCTGAATTACATATCTTCGGTGCTTACCCACCTAAGAAAGCAACGCAACTTCACAACGAGAAACAAGGCTTTTTAGTGAAAGGCTGGACGAAGGATGTCGAGTCTGTAATGACGAATGCCAAAGTCCTTATTGCCCCCTTGCGGTTCGGCGCGGGCGTAAAAGGAAAGCTGCTAGATGCGATGCGCTGCGGCACGCCTAGCATCACAACCTGGATTGGCGCAGAAGGTATTGCTCAAAATAACATTGATGCAAATAGTGATATGAGAGCAATAGAAGGAGACAACACCGCACATTTTCAGTCTACACTGTGGCCTGGTGCCTTATGCGATACTGATACTTCTAAAGCAACCGTTGTTCAAGACTATGTTGCTAAATCCGTAGCGCTTTATGAAGATGAAAAAGCCTGGAATTTAGCAAATCACCAAGCTGCCAGTGCGCTTAACGCGTTTAGACAACAGCAACCGCAAGTGTCGCTTATTGAGAGAATAAGTGAGTTGAAACAAGAGCTTGATAATCATAGAAGTACTTTGTTTATGCAAAGCTTGTTGTGGCATCAGACGCTTGCTGCTAGCAAATATATGAGTCAGTGGATTGAGGCGAAGAACAAATAG
- a CDS encoding phosphoribosyltransferase, whose translation MNKNFITSQSLLQDSFRLAAKVYEDGFRPDFIIGIWRGGAPIGIAVQEFFEFKDTSTDHIAVRTSSYYGINKQSKEIRVHGLHYLVENANADDKLLIVDDVFDSGRSVDALIKQINKLMRLNMPKDIRIACPWYKPQNNTTDIVPDYYVNESDEWLVFPHEIAGLSEEEIREGKGELADVMDILFQK comes from the coding sequence ATGAACAAGAATTTTATCACCTCGCAATCGCTTCTACAGGATTCCTTTCGCTTAGCGGCAAAGGTGTATGAAGACGGCTTCCGCCCTGACTTTATTATCGGTATTTGGCGTGGTGGTGCTCCAATTGGTATCGCAGTTCAAGAATTCTTTGAATTTAAAGATACGTCAACCGACCATATCGCGGTACGTACTTCGTCTTACTATGGAATCAATAAACAGTCGAAAGAAATCCGTGTGCACGGGTTACACTACTTGGTTGAAAATGCCAACGCTGACGACAAGTTATTGATTGTTGATGATGTTTTTGACTCAGGCCGAAGTGTTGATGCGCTTATCAAGCAAATCAATAAGCTAATGCGCTTAAACATGCCAAAAGATATTCGCATAGCGTGCCCGTGGTATAAGCCTCAAAACAACACTACTGATATCGTGCCAGATTACTACGTAAACGAAAGTGATGAATGGCTAGTATTTCCTCACGAAATTGCTGGTTTGTCAGAAGAAGAGATTCGCGAAGGAAAAGGCGAGTTGGCTGACGTAATGGATATTTTGTTCCAAAAGTAG
- the xthA gene encoding exodeoxyribonuclease III — protein sequence MKVISFNINGIRARLHQLQAVIDAHQPDIIGLQEIKVHNEQFPVEAVEAMGYHVYFHGQKSHYGVAFLAKKEPLSVTMGFPTDDEDAQRRMIMLKTTDETGEPVTILNGYFPQGENEKHETKYPAKRKFYKDLMTYLNETHTPDENVIVMGDVNISHTDLDIGIGEENKKRWLRTGKCSFLPEEREWLNTLMDWGFEDSFRTLNPESNDKFSWFDYRSKGFNDNRGLRIDLILATKALHSRLHDAGIDYELRGIEKPSDHAPIWAEYK from the coding sequence ATGAAAGTAATCTCATTTAATATAAACGGCATACGCGCCCGCTTGCACCAACTACAAGCGGTTATCGACGCACATCAACCAGATATTATTGGTTTGCAAGAAATTAAGGTCCACAACGAGCAGTTTCCAGTTGAAGCAGTGGAAGCCATGGGCTACCACGTTTATTTTCATGGTCAAAAAAGTCACTATGGCGTAGCGTTTTTGGCAAAGAAAGAACCGCTTTCTGTAACTATGGGTTTTCCCACCGATGACGAAGACGCGCAGCGTCGAATGATCATGCTAAAAACCACCGACGAAACTGGCGAGCCTGTAACCATCCTTAACGGTTACTTTCCTCAAGGTGAGAACGAAAAACACGAAACAAAATACCCTGCTAAGCGCAAGTTTTATAAAGACTTAATGACGTATTTGAATGAAACCCACACGCCGGATGAGAACGTAATTGTGATGGGCGATGTGAACATTTCCCATACGGATCTCGACATTGGCATTGGCGAAGAAAACAAAAAGCGCTGGCTAAGAACAGGTAAGTGCAGCTTTTTACCGGAAGAGCGCGAATGGTTGAATACGCTCATGGACTGGGGTTTTGAGGATAGCTTTAGAACACTTAACCCAGAATCTAATGACAAGTTTTCGTGGTTTGATTATCGCTCAAAAGGCTTTAACGATAACCGCGGCCTGCGCATAGACTTGATTCTGGCTACAAAAGCTTTGCATTCACGTCTGCACGACGCTGGGATTGACTATGAATTAAGAGGCATTGAAAAGCCATCTGACCACGCCCCAATTTGGGCTGAATATAAATAA
- a CDS encoding DUF2750 domain-containing protein produces the protein MFPETIADKLSYAVIEQAMKLSAEERQELVVSYIAKAKEIWMIQGSEGFVMFEGGESVQLPVFPHRDLAQKFVDINEIEGQCVSVELAEFAETWLPGLTKNGVELVMFPTTSDVENLVMTAEDLAAEISGN, from the coding sequence GTGTTTCCAGAAACAATTGCAGATAAGTTGAGCTATGCGGTCATTGAGCAAGCGATGAAGCTAAGTGCTGAAGAACGACAAGAGCTTGTTGTTAGCTATATAGCGAAAGCAAAAGAAATATGGATGATACAGGGCAGTGAAGGCTTTGTTATGTTCGAAGGCGGCGAGAGTGTTCAATTACCTGTGTTTCCACATCGCGATCTCGCGCAAAAGTTCGTAGACATAAACGAAATAGAAGGCCAATGCGTAAGTGTTGAGCTAGCCGAATTTGCAGAAACTTGGCTGCCTGGTCTTACTAAAAATGGCGTGGAACTGGTTATGTTTCCAACTACAAGTGACGTTGAAAACCTAGTTATGACCGCAGAAGATTTGGCTGCCGAAATAAGCGGTAATTAA
- a CDS encoding FIST signal transduction protein: protein MNIQTLALECDGTVSVASQLENILTNKRPSLLLGYGNTDLPLETLASAIGDAAPPFFISSSCLGALLCDDNIASPHCDVALFCINDDNGAYGVGSADIAESTPFEAGATALKEALAHAERPYESPALIWCSLPPGNEERILEGFASIVGTKVPIFGGSMADNTVSGNWRIVTKTCSGSQVVAAAVLYPSTPLGLSYSSGYKPTETVLKATKAQGRQLQQLDNDKASTIYNVATNGLISNQLTGGQILGLTSSAPLGKPVELDNGAVNYLLCHTDSVDQDGTLHVFSEVQEGEELVLMEGNISSLTSRAERVINNAIMLLPENKKPVGVLMIYCAGCRLMVGDEINAMLNSLQETFPSIPICGPFTFGEQGRFLDGKNRHGNLMISAVVFSQ, encoded by the coding sequence ATGAATATTCAGACACTTGCTTTAGAGTGCGATGGTACTGTGAGCGTAGCATCGCAACTAGAAAATATTTTAACCAATAAACGGCCTTCATTACTCCTTGGTTACGGTAACACTGACTTACCATTAGAAACGCTTGCATCGGCCATTGGCGATGCTGCGCCACCATTTTTTATCTCAAGTTCCTGCTTAGGCGCGTTGCTTTGCGATGACAACATAGCCTCGCCCCACTGTGACGTTGCTTTGTTCTGCATAAATGATGACAACGGGGCCTACGGTGTTGGCAGCGCTGACATAGCTGAAAGCACACCATTTGAGGCGGGAGCAACTGCATTGAAGGAAGCATTGGCGCACGCCGAGAGGCCTTATGAGAGCCCAGCACTTATATGGTGTTCGCTTCCCCCAGGCAATGAAGAGAGAATACTTGAGGGTTTTGCTAGCATTGTCGGAACAAAGGTACCCATCTTTGGGGGCTCAATGGCAGACAATACTGTTTCAGGTAATTGGCGCATAGTCACTAAAACATGTTCAGGGTCTCAAGTCGTTGCCGCGGCAGTTTTGTATCCTTCAACGCCGCTTGGCTTAAGTTATAGCTCTGGTTATAAACCTACCGAAACCGTGCTTAAAGCCACAAAAGCGCAAGGAAGGCAACTTCAACAACTCGATAATGATAAAGCGAGTACTATCTACAATGTTGCGACAAACGGCCTGATTTCAAACCAGCTAACAGGCGGGCAAATATTAGGACTTACGTCATCGGCTCCTTTAGGCAAGCCTGTTGAACTAGACAATGGCGCGGTTAACTATCTTCTTTGCCACACCGACTCGGTAGACCAGGATGGCACCCTTCATGTTTTTTCCGAAGTCCAAGAAGGCGAAGAACTGGTATTAATGGAAGGCAATATTTCTAGTCTCACCTCCCGTGCAGAACGGGTTATTAATAATGCAATCATGCTGCTTCCGGAAAACAAGAAGCCTGTTGGCGTATTGATGATCTATTGCGCCGGATGCAGATTAATGGTGGGCGATGAGATAAACGCTATGTTGAACTCATTGCAAGAAACGTTTCCCTCGATACCTATTTGTGGCCCTTTTACTTTTGGCGAACAAGGGCGTTTTTTAGACGGTAAGAATAGACACGGTAACCTTATGATATCAGCGGTAGTGTTTTCTCAATGA
- a CDS encoding FtsX-like permease family protein — MFYPLSAFIAYRYAKSNKASQTSFVSFINRFSVAGIALGLMALIIVVSVMNGLEGQLKQRILGIVPHIEITKTPIEITKTPIASNSLSKTPIQKEVAETPTLKMQNSLSGTPTQKEVANEATKTPITTDKLSQTPNVKEVRKTAELTETPTQKATEPKPLSLNEISMTPIEGVVASMDYREAEAVVQSRSDLRGVQVHGVQPDVMLEHTLVANHMEQGRFSDLAKGSFAAIIGRSLAIKLEARVGDRLRVMVAGASVFTPFGRMPSQRLVTVVGVFDMGSQMDDKVMYMNLDDVNRLMRDPKGNEQSLRFFLNDAFNYQTVVDQLTDRVGVSVNNIRTWRERQGPLFDAVKMEKNMMTLMLLLIIAVAAFNIVSALVMVVTEKQGDIAVLQTQGMLPSSVMWIFVLNGLFNGIKGAGIGLILGVFITLQLNNILDVIGSPLALAADGRGLPIEMDVVQIISITLLSLLLCVLASVYPARKAMKIAPSQALQNE, encoded by the coding sequence ATGTTTTATCCTCTTTCTGCATTCATTGCTTATCGTTATGCCAAGTCTAACAAAGCAAGCCAAACCAGTTTCGTTTCATTTATTAACCGATTTTCAGTGGCCGGCATCGCGCTAGGGCTAATGGCGCTTATTATTGTCGTATCCGTAATGAACGGCCTAGAAGGGCAATTAAAACAGCGCATACTAGGCATAGTCCCGCATATCGAAATTACAAAGACACCCATCGAAATTACAAAGACACCCATTGCAAGCAACAGCCTTAGCAAGACACCCATTCAAAAAGAAGTTGCAGAGACACCCACGTTAAAGATGCAAAACAGTCTTAGCGGGACACCCACGCAAAAAGAAGTTGCAAATGAAGCTACAAAGACACCCATCACAACCGACAAACTTAGCCAGACACCCAATGTCAAAGAGGTCAGAAAAACTGCGGAGCTTACAGAGACACCCACCCAAAAAGCTACCGAACCTAAACCCCTATCATTAAATGAAATTAGCATGACACCCATCGAAGGCGTTGTTGCCAGTATGGATTACAGAGAAGCGGAAGCCGTAGTGCAGTCACGCTCAGACTTGCGTGGCGTGCAGGTTCACGGTGTTCAGCCAGATGTGATGCTTGAGCACACCTTAGTTGCAAACCATATGGAACAAGGTCGATTCAGTGACCTCGCTAAAGGCAGCTTCGCAGCTATTATTGGGCGTTCTCTTGCTATTAAGCTTGAAGCGCGTGTGGGAGATAGGCTGCGAGTTATGGTTGCAGGGGCCAGCGTTTTTACACCGTTTGGAAGAATGCCAAGTCAGCGGCTTGTGACTGTAGTGGGTGTCTTCGATATGGGCTCGCAAATGGATGACAAGGTAATGTACATGAACCTTGATGATGTGAATCGCTTAATGCGCGACCCAAAGGGAAACGAACAATCATTGCGTTTCTTTCTGAATGACGCGTTTAACTACCAAACTGTGGTTGATCAATTAACTGATAGGGTGGGTGTCTCTGTAAATAATATTAGAACGTGGCGTGAGCGCCAGGGGCCGCTATTTGATGCAGTAAAAATGGAAAAGAACATGATGACACTTATGTTGCTACTTATTATTGCTGTAGCGGCGTTTAACATAGTGTCTGCACTGGTAATGGTGGTAACCGAAAAGCAGGGTGATATTGCGGTACTGCAAACTCAGGGCATGTTGCCCAGCTCGGTAATGTGGATTTTCGTATTAAATGGCTTATTTAATGGTATAAAAGGTGCAGGTATAGGGCTTATCTTGGGTGTCTTTATTACTCTTCAGCTAAATAATATTCTGGACGTAATAGGTTCACCCTTAGCACTTGCAGCTGATGGAAGAGGACTGCCTATTGAAATGGACGTCGTGCAGATTATCAGCATTACGTTATTGTCTTTGCTGCTGTGTGTTTTAGCTAGCGTTTATCCTGCGCGCAAAGCGATGAAAATTGCACCGTCGCAAGCTCTTCAAAACGAATAA
- a CDS encoding HDOD domain-containing protein has product MNLDELVSKAEDLFVLPDSVTRLKACMDDEASSIDDIGDIIAFDPSLATQLLRVANSALYRFPNKIDTITRAIQVVGTRSTYDLALAYGVSQAFSDVDGQVVDLDKFWEQSVSCGLLAKYFADMRNIREPERLFVSGLLHNIGELVTVSLMPESATRCQAFNARVSPAELQFGVLGFTYAELSAKLIEKWGIPSSIYTPIASIHRGEEADTGVEEKILQLSYVLALDNVNPEIYPSYHNLKPEMHEALSLNREDLEDALDITNLQCISVISLFNPNAFMLY; this is encoded by the coding sequence ATGAATTTAGATGAATTAGTTTCGAAAGCGGAAGACCTCTTTGTTTTACCAGATTCGGTAACGCGACTTAAAGCTTGTATGGATGATGAAGCTTCAAGCATTGACGATATTGGCGATATCATTGCTTTCGACCCGTCATTGGCCACCCAGTTACTCAGAGTGGCAAACTCAGCGCTCTATCGTTTTCCCAACAAAATTGACACGATTACAAGGGCTATTCAGGTTGTGGGTACCCGTTCTACCTACGACTTAGCGTTGGCTTATGGGGTAAGTCAGGCATTTAGCGATGTGGATGGCCAAGTAGTAGACTTAGATAAGTTCTGGGAACAAAGTGTATCTTGTGGGTTACTAGCCAAGTACTTCGCCGATATGCGTAATATCAGAGAGCCTGAAAGACTCTTTGTTTCTGGGCTACTTCACAATATCGGGGAGCTAGTTACCGTTTCGTTAATGCCTGAGTCAGCAACCCGTTGCCAGGCGTTTAACGCACGGGTAAGCCCCGCCGAGCTTCAATTTGGCGTGTTGGGGTTTACTTACGCAGAACTCTCGGCAAAACTGATTGAAAAATGGGGTATCCCTAGTTCAATTTACACGCCTATCGCCAGTATTCACAGAGGCGAAGAAGCAGACACAGGTGTAGAAGAGAAAATTCTACAGCTTTCTTACGTGCTAGCGCTAGACAATGTAAACCCAGAAATTTACCCAAGCTATCACAATTTAAAACCTGAGATGCACGAGGCGTTATCGCTAAATCGAGAGGATTTGGAAGACGCGCTAGACATAACCAATCTTCAATGTATTTCGGTTATCTCACTGTTTAACCCTAACGCGTTTATGCTTTACTAA
- a CDS encoding biliverdin-producing heme oxygenase translates to MRNLFTALKQDTQANHSVLENTFPFSIYHDDSLFDEKAYLAILKIMSMFHQAAAEAVQQAELRAPALTPIASMINSDVIQNALNKDILALTKSSLTRDTHASDTYKTKAYADIHPNKPSTLSSNSPTSQAISAIYVWLGSSMGANIIVRRLNAMERDIPTNYYQAMAGCAKAWVSFKQEVDRLIPKLGLEDEAFVADAVTDANAWFTYLISLADVVVHDATQAVAVN, encoded by the coding sequence ATGCGCAATCTTTTCACTGCACTTAAGCAAGACACCCAGGCAAACCACAGTGTTTTGGAAAACACGTTTCCCTTTTCTATTTATCACGATGATAGTTTGTTCGATGAAAAGGCATATCTCGCTATTCTAAAGATCATGAGTATGTTCCACCAGGCTGCGGCAGAAGCTGTGCAGCAAGCAGAACTCAGAGCTCCAGCGCTTACACCAATAGCATCGATGATAAACAGTGATGTAATTCAAAACGCGTTAAATAAAGACATTCTTGCGCTTACCAAAAGTTCGCTTACCAGAGACACCCACGCTTCAGATACATACAAAACCAAGGCTTACGCAGACATCCACCCCAATAAACCATCTACCTTAAGCAGCAACTCGCCAACCAGCCAAGCTATATCGGCCATATACGTCTGGTTAGGCTCATCAATGGGAGCGAATATCATTGTACGCAGGTTAAACGCCATGGAGCGCGATATACCCACAAACTATTACCAAGCGATGGCGGGGTGTGCGAAAGCATGGGTGTCATTCAAACAAGAAGTCGATAGGCTAATCCCTAAACTCGGTCTAGAAGATGAAGCCTTTGTTGCAGATGCAGTGACAGATGCGAACGCATGGTTTACATACCTGATTTCATTAGCCGATGTTGTCGTACACGACGCCACGCAGGCGGTTGCGGTTAACTAG
- a CDS encoding SufE family protein produces MSSDDTLLPLASSLAASKGWDDFTRTLMLAGKSLTPLPESERTADTAVEGCESPVWLAYSTEHGSLMAYSPSKVIRGVLAVLLEKANALPDTQRGNFDFEGYLSRCQLERYLSQSRGNGIKSVITKLKGT; encoded by the coding sequence ATGAGTTCGGATGATACCTTACTTCCTTTAGCTTCCTCGCTTGCCGCCTCAAAAGGATGGGATGACTTCACGCGCACGCTTATGCTAGCGGGTAAGTCTCTAACTCCTCTGCCTGAAAGTGAACGCACTGCCGATACTGCGGTCGAAGGCTGTGAAAGCCCTGTGTGGTTAGCTTATTCGACTGAGCATGGCAGTTTAATGGCGTACTCGCCAAGCAAGGTAATTCGTGGAGTACTTGCTGTCTTGCTTGAAAAAGCTAATGCCTTGCCCGACACGCAGCGTGGTAATTTTGACTTCGAAGGTTACTTGTCTCGCTGCCAGTTAGAGCGATATCTAAGTCAATCGCGGGGAAACGGGATAAAGTCAGTGATCACAAAGTTGAAGGGCACATAG
- a CDS encoding ATP-binding protein, whose protein sequence is MNKDYENVLEDLALVYRLKQQAEAYKKESDALLEGTRVLLTAEDEADLFKKMFSVFKGLYNYEACFVLQNESAGKMRCVNSTHAPLLNTVWKIDDTLSRAVKSEPVALFNVQQQPTWQQHLPLFETPVTSVLYCPFKVDQQQAVIVFCHQSLGYYTREYVDMANRYRTFTEQMAMGMQAKLMTLETVRLKEEKAKVEKSLIDSEKMASLGLLAAGVAHEINNPVAFINSNIHFLRNVLPALSQMQDIVLRLASSVSDEERTKLAQEAMLWQSHNKIDSLSEEIADICGESEEGLNRVTDIITSLRSFSHDADIPDDETINVNDCIAHALRLVNSELKHRIKIQQHLTEVPLIKGKTGKLNQVLVNLFVNAAQAMEDGDKLTISSFEDDNHTVITVKDTGCGIEKHALQKLFEPFYTTKPTGKGTGLGLYISFSIVEAMGGTIGVDSEVNVGTTFTLSFPTNLANKKTAQSCGLDTFDSNS, encoded by the coding sequence ATGAATAAAGATTACGAAAATGTCTTAGAAGACTTAGCCCTTGTTTACCGCTTGAAGCAGCAAGCTGAGGCGTATAAAAAAGAAAGCGATGCATTGTTAGAAGGCACGCGGGTGCTGCTTACCGCCGAGGATGAAGCAGATCTTTTCAAAAAGATGTTTAGTGTTTTTAAAGGGCTTTATAATTACGAAGCATGCTTCGTTCTTCAGAACGAAAGTGCGGGTAAAATGAGATGCGTAAACAGTACCCATGCACCTTTACTCAACACTGTTTGGAAGATAGACGATACACTTTCTAGAGCAGTCAAAAGTGAACCCGTTGCATTATTTAACGTTCAACAACAGCCTACTTGGCAACAGCACTTGCCATTATTTGAGACTCCCGTCACATCAGTACTCTATTGCCCGTTTAAAGTAGATCAGCAGCAGGCCGTTATTGTTTTTTGCCATCAATCGCTGGGTTACTACACCCGAGAATACGTAGATATGGCCAATAGGTATCGTACCTTCACCGAGCAAATGGCAATGGGGATGCAGGCAAAATTAATGACACTTGAAACCGTAAGGTTGAAAGAAGAAAAAGCTAAAGTAGAAAAAAGCCTTATCGATTCTGAAAAAATGGCCTCTCTAGGATTATTGGCAGCAGGCGTGGCTCACGAAATTAATAACCCTGTAGCATTTATCAACAGTAACATTCATTTTTTAAGGAACGTATTGCCTGCTCTCTCTCAAATGCAAGACATAGTGCTGAGGTTGGCATCCAGCGTTAGCGATGAAGAAAGAACAAAGTTAGCCCAAGAAGCAATGTTGTGGCAATCACACAATAAGATTGATTCACTAAGTGAAGAAATTGCAGATATTTGTGGGGAATCTGAAGAAGGCTTAAACAGAGTAACTGATATAATCACCAGCCTTCGTTCATTTTCTCATGATGCAGACATCCCTGATGACGAAACTATCAACGTAAATGATTGTATTGCACATGCTCTAAGGTTAGTTAATAGCGAATTAAAGCACCGCATTAAAATACAGCAGCACCTAACAGAGGTCCCTTTAATTAAGGGTAAAACAGGAAAGTTGAATCAGGTGTTGGTTAACCTTTTTGTCAATGCTGCGCAAGCGATGGAAGATGGTGACAAGCTAACCATATCTTCTTTTGAAGACGACAATCATACTGTTATCACTGTTAAAGATACGGGTTGTGGTATCGAAAAACATGCCCTGCAAAAGCTTTTCGAGCCGTTTTACACCACTAAACCTACCGGTAAAGGGACTGGGTTAGGTCTTTATATTTCTTTTTCTATTGTTGAAGCTATGGGTGGCACTATTGGCGTTGATAGTGAAGTTAACGTGGGCACTACGTTTACCCTCTCGTTTCCAACGAATTTAGCCAATAAAAAAACCGCACAATCGTGCGGTTTAGATACGTTCGATAGCAATTCGTAA